AACACTGACATCCTCACGCTACGGATCTCAGGGCAGGACGACTTAGATGAGCTCAAGCGAACACTCCAGAGGGAAACGCGCGTCATATGCTGTGCTAACTCAACCACAAGGAACATCCTACTGTCCGACACAGAGCATGATGAAATGAGCTATGTGGTCAAGGCAGCCGAGAAGATTGTAGGGGGAAGTGGTGAGTATGTGTAAGGATGTACAGGAAGTAAGGTGGTGATCATGGATCTCAAGGCATAgaatattttaaacattttcctttttacaCTGAGGAGTAATTGTTCTGCTGTGGAATGTACACTAGGAATAAAACGGGACATTCAACATTTGAATATGTGTGTTGATTGATTTCAAAATAACAGCATCGCTTGTTCAAGTCTTTATCTGCAATGTGTGTATGACTGTAATAAGGAAATAGATACATGAATATGCATCAACAGTTGATTGTAATGTCTAGCCTCAAAATACCGCCATATTTGTCGGACTTTCTCAAATGATACACACAAATTCAGTTAAGATTTACCCACAATCGTTCCCAAAAGATAACCTTTCCCCCCCTACACggtgtgtttttttattgacaGAAGCCAAATCATGCGCTTATATGGGCGTgtatattttgcttttattaaCTTAATACATCAGCTGTTGTTCTTTTCTTGATAACCCATTTCTAAGCCTTTCTTTTCAGCGCGCGTCCAAGCCTTCATTTGCAAAACAATTCATCAAGCCGGCTAGCAATCTCTATTTGCCCCAGTAGGCCATACATCAACACTtaagcaaatatatatatgcTGAATGATTTTCCTTTTCACAGGAGTGATGGTTCTACTGTATGGACACGAGAAGAGTCGGGACATCCAGCAACTGTATGACCACACGTCGTTCGACAGAACGTTCCTCAA
The window above is part of the Branchiostoma floridae strain S238N-H82 chromosome 14, Bfl_VNyyK, whole genome shotgun sequence genome. Proteins encoded here:
- the LOC118430677 gene encoding uncharacterized protein LOC118430677; protein product: MSDNEEWPDENHQVCIIASQDWTLDEVEGCVKTAVRERGVANTDILTLRISGQDDLDELKRTLQRETRVICCANSTTRNILLSDTEHDEMSYVVKAAEKIVGGSGVMVLLYGHEKSRDIQQLYDHTSFDRTFLNKQTRLLQKAHRENLFFSVFKSLNEIQKRRLCDWIRA